A window of the Glaciimonas sp. CA11.2 genome harbors these coding sequences:
- a CDS encoding HAD domain-containing protein: MKILYLDFNGVLHDGMVMRNRKRGMYITNPERSFFEWMPILEELLAPHPDVKIVLSTSWVRALGFDATRQELSEELRARVLGSTFHHPKLLQSEFDIMPRGMQIWNDVEQRKPDSWFAIDDDAFGWPAWCLDRLVETKSHLGLSDPVAQEAVRHILAAL; this comes from the coding sequence ATGAAAATTTTATACTTAGACTTTAACGGTGTTTTGCACGATGGCATGGTGATGCGTAATCGCAAGCGTGGCATGTACATTACGAATCCAGAACGTTCTTTTTTTGAGTGGATGCCAATTTTGGAAGAATTGCTTGCACCGCACCCGGATGTAAAAATTGTGTTGTCCACAAGTTGGGTGCGGGCACTAGGATTCGATGCTACTCGCCAGGAATTGAGCGAAGAGTTGCGTGCACGAGTTCTTGGCTCGACATTCCATCACCCGAAATTGCTGCAAAGTGAATTTGATATTATGCCGCGCGGGATGCAAATTTGGAATGATGTCGAGCAACGCAAACCAGATAGTTGGTTCGCCATTGACGACGATGCATTCGGCTGGCCCGCATGGTGTCTGGATCGATTGGTTGAAACGAAAAGTCATCTCGGGTTGAGTGATCCGGTCGCGCAAGAGGCAGTCCGTCATATTCTCGCTGCTTTGTAA
- a CDS encoding thiamine pyrophosphate-binding protein, with product METTAIISGSGGQIVVSCLVTHGVDHVFCVPGESYLNVLDALYDVREKVALRVCRHESGAANMAEAYGKLTGKPGIVMVTRGPGAMNAAIGLHTAHQDSTPLIMFIGQVARDCMDREAFQELDYRRVFGHMAKWVAQIDDAKRIPEYISRAFHTAVSGRPGPVVLALPEDMLTDIAEAFSAPPYKRVACAPTPTSLQQLAVLLGAAKKPIAILGGSGWTPQACEDIRQFGEAWQLPMACAFRFQDLFNNTHPLYAGDVGIGINPALAQRIKDADVVLAIGPRLGEMTTSGYSLFAIPTPQQRLIHIHAGAEELGSVYAAELLINASMPECAAALAELVPQTGIAWSGKGEAAHTQYLAWSTPPQVEGPVQMGEIMQTLRERLPADAIVCNGAGNYATWVHRFYRYRHFKSQLAPTSGAMGYGVPAAIAAKSLYPERMVVAFAGDGCFMMSSQELATAMQYALPVIFIIVNNGIYGTIRMHQEREYPSRVHGTTLTNPDFAAYARSFGASGAVVVKTEDFALAFEQACASGLPAVIEIRLSPEVITPTNSLSSIREQALRKQKALKKDG from the coding sequence ATGGAAACCACTGCGATTATTTCTGGAAGTGGAGGTCAGATTGTGGTGAGTTGTCTGGTGACACATGGCGTGGATCATGTTTTTTGCGTACCCGGCGAGAGTTATCTGAACGTACTCGATGCACTTTATGATGTCAGAGAGAAGGTTGCCTTGCGTGTATGTCGCCATGAAAGTGGCGCTGCGAATATGGCCGAGGCGTACGGCAAGCTAACTGGAAAGCCTGGAATTGTGATGGTTACACGTGGTCCGGGTGCGATGAATGCGGCGATTGGGTTGCATACGGCACATCAGGACTCGACTCCGTTAATTATGTTCATCGGACAAGTTGCTCGTGACTGTATGGATCGTGAGGCATTTCAGGAGCTTGACTACCGACGCGTGTTTGGACATATGGCGAAATGGGTTGCCCAAATCGACGACGCTAAACGCATCCCTGAATATATTAGCAGGGCATTTCATACCGCTGTGAGCGGAAGGCCTGGCCCGGTGGTATTAGCGTTGCCGGAAGACATGCTGACCGATATAGCGGAGGCTTTTTCCGCGCCTCCATACAAGCGCGTGGCTTGCGCACCGACGCCCACATCATTACAGCAATTAGCTGTTTTGCTTGGTGCTGCAAAAAAGCCGATTGCGATACTCGGCGGCAGTGGCTGGACCCCGCAAGCATGTGAGGATATACGTCAATTTGGAGAGGCCTGGCAATTGCCAATGGCGTGTGCGTTTCGATTTCAGGACCTGTTTAATAATACCCATCCTTTGTATGCTGGCGATGTTGGCATCGGTATCAATCCTGCATTGGCACAGCGTATTAAGGACGCGGATGTGGTTTTGGCAATTGGCCCGCGGCTGGGTGAGATGACGACCAGCGGATACAGCTTATTCGCTATTCCTACACCGCAACAGCGCCTGATCCATATCCACGCCGGTGCGGAGGAATTAGGGTCCGTCTATGCCGCTGAACTATTGATTAACGCCAGCATGCCGGAATGTGCCGCTGCGCTTGCGGAATTGGTCCCGCAGACCGGGATTGCGTGGTCTGGTAAAGGGGAGGCCGCACACACGCAATATCTTGCATGGAGCACGCCACCTCAAGTGGAGGGGCCAGTTCAGATGGGGGAGATCATGCAGACACTTCGCGAGCGACTTCCTGCTGACGCGATTGTTTGTAACGGCGCTGGCAACTACGCCACCTGGGTTCACCGCTTTTATCGCTATCGGCATTTTAAGTCCCAACTAGCGCCGACGAGTGGCGCTATGGGTTATGGCGTGCCGGCTGCAATTGCCGCGAAGTCCCTGTATCCAGAGCGGATGGTGGTGGCTTTCGCAGGTGATGGCTGTTTTATGATGAGCAGTCAGGAACTGGCGACGGCAATGCAATATGCGTTGCCAGTGATTTTTATCATTGTTAATAACGGGATTTACGGCACCATACGGATGCATCAAGAACGTGAATATCCGTCTCGCGTGCATGGCACCACGTTGACCAATCCCGACTTTGCTGCTTACGCCCGTTCGTTTGGCGCTTCTGGCGCGGTAGTTGTTAAGACGGAAGATTTTGCATTAGCGTTTGAGCAGGCGTGCGCTTCCGGGCTTCCGGCCGTGATTGAAATTCGGTTGTCACCTGAAGTGATCACACCAACCAACAGTTTATCCAGCATCAGAGAACAGGCGCTGCGCAAGCAGAAAGCACTCAAAAAGGATGGCTGA
- a CDS encoding LysE family translocator, giving the protein MDINLWTTYLFASVLIAVSPGSGAILSMSHGVRFGVRRTGATILGLECGLVVILLIAGAGVGSLLVASEVAFNIVKFLGAGYLVYLGFSQWRSAVPNAESTGFMSPKKGLPEVFTWRRRYAAGLFTNMTNPKGIVFMVAVLPQFVIQNRPLGLQLLVMALTTVTVDVVVMHGYALAGRSMQNLFRNARAFKIQNRIFGGLLMAIGTGLLFVKRGNDSL; this is encoded by the coding sequence ATGGATATTAATCTCTGGACAACGTATTTATTTGCGTCGGTTCTTATCGCCGTTTCACCTGGTTCGGGTGCGATTCTATCAATGAGTCATGGAGTACGATTTGGAGTAAGGCGCACTGGCGCAACGATTCTTGGCCTTGAGTGCGGTTTAGTGGTAATCCTGCTGATTGCTGGTGCCGGTGTGGGCTCGTTGCTTGTCGCATCTGAGGTGGCATTCAATATTGTAAAATTTCTAGGTGCTGGCTATCTTGTGTATCTAGGCTTTTCGCAGTGGCGCAGTGCGGTACCAAATGCTGAATCGACTGGATTTATGTCGCCGAAGAAAGGCCTGCCTGAGGTGTTTACATGGCGACGTCGTTACGCAGCGGGACTTTTTACCAACATGACAAATCCTAAGGGCATCGTTTTTATGGTCGCTGTTTTGCCGCAATTTGTTATACAGAATCGACCTTTGGGATTGCAGCTGCTGGTGATGGCGCTCACCACGGTGACAGTCGATGTAGTTGTTATGCACGGTTATGCATTAGCCGGAAGGTCAATGCAAAATCTGTTTCGAAACGCGCGAGCGTTCAAGATTCAAAACAGGATTTTTGGTGGTCTGTTGATGGCAATTGGAACGGGCTTGCTTTTTGTAAAGCGGGGAAACGATAGTTTATGA
- a CDS encoding alpha/beta hydrolase: MHNEQPITHAVILLHGLCGSSLEMGSIPKALRKSGCAVIELLIPNYSAGHVDSTITPHWEDWCAVVDSEISRLKMNFKTVSICGLSMGATLALAVASRSSEAIAIVALSPVLRYDGWSIPWYQHLMQIPFFLGYKNWSHKEGEPFGIKNFDMRRRVANALKKDGVAAVGAAAIPARQLRGAHQMMAYVRSSLKQVKTNILVIHAIDDETASPKNPELILEHVSSEMRKVIWLGDCYHIITVDNEREIVTNETVQFIQKNIEMHLKDISYRELQHKSPLKDRRG, translated from the coding sequence ATGCACAATGAACAACCCATCACCCATGCAGTCATTTTATTGCACGGATTATGCGGTTCGTCGCTTGAAATGGGGTCTATACCTAAGGCATTACGAAAAAGTGGCTGCGCAGTCATTGAGTTGTTGATACCTAATTATTCCGCAGGACACGTTGATTCAACAATTACCCCGCACTGGGAAGATTGGTGTGCAGTGGTGGATAGCGAGATTTCTCGTTTGAAAATGAATTTTAAAACAGTGTCTATCTGCGGCTTGAGTATGGGGGCAACATTGGCTTTGGCAGTTGCGTCTCGCAGCAGTGAGGCGATTGCTATAGTAGCGTTGTCTCCTGTTTTGCGATATGACGGATGGTCAATACCCTGGTATCAACATTTAATGCAGATACCTTTCTTTTTGGGCTATAAAAATTGGTCTCATAAAGAGGGCGAGCCATTTGGAATAAAGAACTTTGATATGCGCAGAAGAGTTGCTAATGCTCTCAAAAAAGATGGGGTCGCTGCAGTGGGAGCGGCTGCAATTCCGGCGCGACAACTTCGTGGGGCGCATCAAATGATGGCATATGTGCGTTCTTCGCTCAAACAAGTTAAAACGAATATTTTAGTTATTCATGCAATCGATGATGAAACCGCATCACCTAAAAATCCCGAGTTAATTTTGGAGCATGTCAGTTCCGAGATGCGAAAAGTCATTTGGTTAGGCGATTGTTATCATATTATTACTGTCGATAACGAGCGAGAAATTGTGACGAATGAAACAGTTCAGTTCATACAAAAAAATATAGAAATGCACTTAAAAGATATTTCTTATAGGGAATTGCAGCATAAATCACCGTTAAAAGATCGTCGTGGATAA
- a CDS encoding aldehyde dehydrogenase family protein, with the protein MNIHGLMERLGVPQTALENGDLEVRSPIDGALLAIIKTHSPVQTTETIDRAHQAFLTWRSVPAPRRGELVRLLGNILREHKHDLGALITMETGKILQEGLGEVQEMIDICDFAVGLSRQLYGLTIASERPGHRMMESWHPLGVCGVISAFNFPAAVWAWNAALAFVCGNSVVWKPSEKAPLTGLACAALFNRASRAFGDAPDGLLEVLQGNRTVGDALVKDARVPLISATGSTRMGRKIGPRVAERFGRSILELGGNNAAIVAPSADLSLVVRGVLFSAVGTAGQRCTTLRRLIVHKDIYDQLMPQIRNAYNNIKVGNPLESETLVGPLIDVRSFDAMQQTLVAARAQGGLVVGGERVAVSGCADGFYVRPALVEMPEQTDIVCLETFAPILYVMRYDDFADAIALQNGVPQGLSSSIFTLNMREAELFVSTVGSDCGIANVNIGPSGAEIGGAFGGEKDTGGGRESGSDSWRAYMRRATNTINYSNALPLAQGIQFDV; encoded by the coding sequence ATGAACATTCATGGATTAATGGAGCGACTCGGTGTGCCACAGACGGCATTGGAAAATGGCGATCTTGAAGTGCGTAGCCCAATTGATGGCGCGTTGCTGGCAATCATCAAGACCCACAGTCCGGTACAGACAACCGAAACGATAGATCGTGCACACCAGGCATTTCTGACATGGAGGTCAGTTCCTGCGCCACGTCGCGGGGAGTTGGTTCGCTTGTTAGGCAACATTTTGCGAGAACATAAACACGATCTGGGCGCACTCATTACCATGGAGACGGGGAAAATCCTTCAGGAAGGCCTGGGTGAAGTGCAGGAAATGATCGATATTTGCGACTTTGCAGTGGGCTTGTCGCGCCAACTATATGGGCTGACCATTGCATCCGAGCGCCCCGGTCATCGCATGATGGAGAGCTGGCATCCTCTGGGTGTGTGCGGCGTCATTTCCGCCTTTAACTTCCCTGCTGCGGTATGGGCCTGGAATGCAGCATTGGCCTTTGTATGCGGTAACAGCGTGGTCTGGAAACCGTCAGAAAAAGCACCTTTGACGGGCCTCGCCTGCGCTGCCTTGTTTAATCGGGCCAGCCGTGCATTTGGAGATGCGCCGGATGGATTGTTGGAAGTGCTTCAGGGTAATCGGACGGTCGGCGATGCGCTGGTCAAAGATGCGCGCGTTCCGTTAATTTCAGCGACCGGATCAACCCGGATGGGACGCAAAATAGGTCCCCGTGTCGCCGAAAGGTTTGGTCGCAGTATTCTTGAGCTTGGCGGCAATAACGCCGCTATCGTAGCGCCCAGCGCTGACTTGTCATTGGTTGTGCGCGGCGTCTTATTCTCAGCCGTAGGAACCGCAGGGCAACGCTGCACAACGCTACGCCGACTGATTGTGCATAAAGACATATATGACCAATTGATGCCGCAAATACGCAATGCTTACAACAACATCAAAGTTGGCAATCCGTTAGAAAGCGAAACTTTGGTCGGCCCGCTGATAGACGTACGTTCTTTTGACGCAATGCAACAGACATTGGTGGCCGCGCGTGCCCAGGGTGGTCTGGTGGTCGGCGGTGAAAGGGTTGCGGTAAGCGGCTGTGCAGATGGCTTTTACGTCCGTCCAGCGCTGGTTGAAATGCCAGAACAAACGGACATCGTCTGCCTTGAAACATTTGCACCGATTTTATACGTCATGCGCTACGACGATTTCGCCGACGCCATCGCCCTGCAAAATGGTGTCCCGCAAGGGCTTTCGTCGTCGATATTCACGCTAAACATGCGTGAAGCAGAACTGTTCGTCTCTACCGTTGGCAGCGATTGCGGTATCGCGAATGTCAACATTGGTCCATCTGGCGCTGAAATCGGTGGCGCGTTTGGCGGCGAAAAGGATACCGGCGGCGGACGAGAATCCGGCTCCGACTCGTGGCGAGCGTATATGCGTCGGGCCACCAATACCATTAATTATTCCAATGCGTTACCGCTAGCGCAAGGAATCCAGTTTGACGTATGA
- a CDS encoding DUF4118 domain-containing protein codes for MKLKNSRTWKQSGLNSIGICLLGFALTFCLRYVLNSILDQSMSMLFFAINCIVMACFFGFWHSTGLLIISFPTAFFFFRKPYYSFEAIAVKDLYIIIIYATIILLSSWIIEWLQRERYAAVLLQRVSETRYQLLIESDQARRIEYARNAAE; via the coding sequence ATGAAATTAAAAAATAGTAGAACCTGGAAGCAAAGTGGTCTTAATTCGATAGGAATCTGTTTATTAGGATTCGCTTTAACATTTTGTTTGCGATATGTGCTGAATTCAATATTGGATCAATCAATGTCTATGTTGTTTTTTGCCATAAACTGTATTGTTATGGCATGTTTTTTTGGGTTCTGGCATTCAACAGGTCTTCTTATAATTAGTTTTCCGACAGCATTTTTCTTCTTTAGAAAACCCTATTATTCGTTTGAGGCGATAGCTGTAAAAGATTTGTATATAATTATTATTTATGCAACTATTATTTTGCTTTCTTCTTGGATCATCGAATGGTTGCAGCGTGAGCGATATGCTGCGGTTTTATTGCAACGAGTATCGGAAACACGGTATCAATTATTAATAGAGTCAGACCAGGCACGACGCATTGAGTATGCAAGAAATGCCGCTGAGTAG